A genomic region of Mycobacteriales bacterium contains the following coding sequences:
- a CDS encoding histidine phosphatase family protein: MEGLPRHPLHRPRRRAQRRPPRRRLVLTEGSRRLVLLRHGRTGDNAAGRIQGQLDTPLDAVGRAQSLAAAQVLAGSAPAVVVTSDLVRARDTALALAQAAGLSPVSDPRLRELDFGCWQGLTSAQVRERFPEEHRAWRSGLDTPRGGGETYRQAGERAAACLRAYLPEVPSGGTLVAVTHGGTARAALGMLLELPPEVWGRLAPLGNTCWSVLVEGDLGWRLERHNTGLGPMVGTVEGLHDLGGRAVGSAPQSPDAEPVR, from the coding sequence GTGGAAGGACTGCCCCGCCATCCCCTTCACCGACCGCGACGTCGAGCGCAGCGCCGGCCGCCGCGTCGCCGGCTCGTCCTGACCGAGGGATCCCGCCGGCTCGTCCTGCTCCGGCACGGGCGCACCGGCGACAATGCCGCGGGCCGGATCCAGGGCCAGCTCGACACGCCGCTCGACGCGGTCGGCCGGGCGCAGTCGCTCGCCGCCGCGCAGGTGCTCGCTGGGTCGGCGCCGGCCGTTGTGGTCACCAGCGACCTGGTACGCGCCCGTGACACGGCGCTGGCGCTCGCACAGGCTGCCGGGCTGTCGCCGGTGTCGGACCCCCGGCTGCGCGAGCTGGACTTCGGGTGCTGGCAGGGCCTGACCTCGGCGCAGGTGCGGGAGCGCTTCCCGGAGGAGCACCGCGCCTGGCGCTCCGGCCTCGATACCCCGCGGGGCGGCGGAGAGACCTACCGGCAGGCGGGGGAGCGGGCAGCGGCATGTCTGCGGGCGTACCTGCCGGAGGTACCGTCGGGAGGGACGCTGGTCGCGGTCACCCACGGCGGCACCGCCCGGGCGGCGCTCGGGATGCTGCTGGAGCTGCCGCCCGAGGTCTGGGGGCGGTTGGCGCCGCTCGGCAACACCTGCTGGTCGGTGCTCGTCGAGGGCGACCTCGGCTGGCGGCTCGAGCGGCACAACACCGGCCTCGGACCGATGGTCGGCACCGTCGAGGGCCTGCACGACCTGGGCGGTCGCGCCGTCGGCAGCGCGCCGCAGAGTCCGGACGCCGAGCCTGTAAGGTGA
- the rsfS gene encoding ribosome silencing factor, producing the protein MPASPHAVQLGLAAAQAAADKLASDILLLDVSEQLVITDVFLLASAPNDRQVKAVVDEIEDRLRELGSKPVRREGAQEGRWVLLDFGEIVVHVQHEEERVFYALERLWKDCPAIPFTDRDVERSAGRRVAGSS; encoded by the coding sequence GTGCCCGCCTCCCCGCACGCCGTGCAGCTGGGGCTGGCCGCCGCACAGGCCGCCGCCGACAAGCTCGCCAGCGACATCCTGCTGCTCGACGTCAGTGAACAGCTGGTCATCACCGACGTGTTCCTGCTGGCCTCCGCACCGAACGACCGGCAGGTCAAGGCCGTCGTCGACGAGATCGAGGACCGCCTGCGCGAGCTGGGCAGCAAGCCGGTGCGGCGCGAGGGGGCACAGGAGGGCCGCTGGGTGCTGCTCGACTTCGGCGAGATCGTCGTGCACGTCCAGCACGAGGAGGAGCGCGTCTTCTACGCCCTGGAGCGGTTGTGGAAGGACTGCCCCGCCATCCCCTTCACCGACCGCGACGTCGAGCGCAGCGCCGGCCGCCGCGTCGCCGGCTCGTCCTGA
- a CDS encoding LCP family protein: protein MTEVVPGSRGSRRAELRRRRRRRRRQLVAALVTVLALLAAAFAVYLASDAPEPPGGPSAEVRTQRTLLLQVQGENGAAAASALLAHDSEGPAGAALLVPPQVLVTVPGSGSLPFGRALATVPPQGSRDALSDLMGVTVDEGWILTTPLFAQLVDALGGVPVDVDVPVVRGQTVVLSAGAQNLDGAQAVEFLRYLAPEEQEQARLARLQEVLDGLVNVLPRTAAELAAHLQVLGQRSVSTLEPEALAEFLLALAADDEAGQMQYDTLPVVPIDPGGGVTAFRVDAQRLTAVVDRLFAGSVPAGVREGGNRVLVLNGVGTPGLGEAVRKKLTPAGFVFVGSRNAPTFGHPATQILVREATPEAQALGERVAQAIGVPPTSVVTQDFGTVADVVVLVGADFRA, encoded by the coding sequence GTGACGGAGGTCGTGCCCGGCAGCCGCGGCAGCCGCCGCGCGGAGCTGCGCCGGCGCCGGCGCCGGCGGCGGCGGCAGCTGGTCGCGGCCCTGGTGACGGTGCTGGCGCTGCTGGCGGCGGCCTTCGCGGTCTACCTGGCCAGCGACGCGCCCGAGCCGCCGGGCGGGCCGTCTGCTGAGGTGCGCACGCAGCGGACGCTGCTGCTGCAGGTGCAGGGCGAGAACGGCGCGGCGGCGGCCAGCGCGCTGCTCGCGCACGACAGCGAGGGGCCGGCCGGCGCGGCGCTGCTCGTACCGCCGCAGGTTCTCGTCACGGTGCCGGGCAGCGGGTCGCTGCCGTTCGGCCGGGCGCTGGCCACCGTGCCGCCGCAGGGCTCGCGGGATGCGCTGTCGGACCTGATGGGCGTGACCGTGGACGAGGGCTGGATCCTGACGACGCCCCTGTTCGCGCAGCTGGTCGATGCGCTCGGCGGGGTGCCGGTCGACGTCGATGTCCCGGTGGTGCGCGGTCAGACGGTGGTGCTCAGCGCCGGCGCACAGAACCTCGACGGCGCGCAGGCGGTCGAGTTCCTGCGCTACCTGGCTCCGGAGGAGCAGGAGCAGGCCCGGCTGGCCCGGCTGCAGGAGGTCCTCGACGGGCTGGTCAACGTGCTGCCACGCACGGCGGCGGAGCTCGCGGCGCACCTCCAGGTCCTGGGCCAGCGGTCGGTGTCGACGCTCGAACCGGAGGCACTGGCCGAATTCCTGCTCGCCCTGGCCGCCGACGACGAGGCCGGCCAGATGCAGTACGACACCCTGCCGGTCGTCCCGATCGACCCCGGCGGCGGCGTCACGGCGTTCCGCGTCGATGCGCAGCGGCTTACCGCGGTGGTGGACCGGCTGTTCGCCGGCTCGGTCCCGGCGGGGGTGCGGGAGGGCGGCAACCGCGTGCTCGTCCTCAACGGGGTCGGCACGCCCGGCCTCGGCGAGGCGGTGCGCAAGAAGCTGACGCCGGCCGGCTTCGTGTTCGTGGGCTCACGTAATGCCCCCACCTTCGGCCACCCGGCCACCCAGATCCTGGTGCGGGAGGCCACTCCGGAGGCGCAGGCACTGGGGGAGCGGGTGGCGCAGGCCATCGGCGTGCCGCCGACCAGCGTCGTGACGCAGGACTTCGGGACGGTGGCGGACGTGGTGGTCCTCGTAGGAGCCGACTTCCGCGCCTGA